In Brevibacillus brevis NBRC 100599, a single genomic region encodes these proteins:
- the dnaI gene encoding primosomal protein DnaI, with the protein MESISEFMQELAKRTPRQLLTPDQQLDKMFRSSAYLKAFQQEHPALTRDDYLRSLSNIYTAVKEQYWCERCPGLGECPNLVKGHSTHLELAHQHIISSMTPCSKQLSHEEEIRRRRLMRSYYVSEETLNASFEGLVIDSGNLATVDAAIQFCEKVGTGERVKGLYLHGPFGVGKSYIMGAIGRELSERNVASLLVYVPDFIREMKDSISDQSYAGKLELLKEVPVLILDDIGAENLTPWVRDEILGVILNQRANNHLPTLFTSNYALNELQEHMSISNGNRIEQTKAARIMERIRHFVDVYEILRENHRS; encoded by the coding sequence GTGGAGTCTATCAGTGAGTTTATGCAAGAGCTCGCCAAACGAACACCGCGTCAGTTGCTGACACCGGATCAGCAGTTAGATAAAATGTTCCGTTCGTCAGCGTATTTAAAAGCATTTCAACAAGAGCACCCCGCATTGACCAGGGACGATTACCTTCGCTCGCTCTCCAATATCTATACGGCAGTCAAGGAGCAGTATTGGTGTGAGCGTTGTCCAGGTCTTGGCGAATGCCCGAATTTGGTCAAGGGGCATAGCACTCATTTGGAGCTCGCTCACCAGCATATTATCAGCTCGATGACGCCTTGTTCCAAGCAACTGTCGCACGAGGAAGAGATTCGCCGCCGTCGACTGATGCGCAGCTACTATGTTTCCGAAGAGACCTTGAACGCGAGCTTTGAAGGCTTGGTCATTGACTCCGGGAATTTGGCTACCGTAGATGCCGCGATTCAGTTCTGTGAAAAAGTCGGAACAGGCGAGCGGGTAAAAGGACTTTATTTGCACGGTCCGTTTGGTGTTGGAAAAAGCTATATCATGGGAGCAATCGGTCGCGAGCTCTCGGAGCGCAACGTGGCTTCCTTGCTGGTTTATGTGCCAGACTTTATCCGGGAGATGAAGGACTCTATCTCGGATCAATCGTACGCAGGGAAGCTGGAGCTGCTGAAAGAAGTACCTGTACTGATCCTCGATGATATCGGCGCGGAGAACTTGACACCATGGGTTCGGGACGAGATTTTGGGCGTTATACTGAATCAGCGGGCAAACAACCATTTGCCTACGCTATTTACTTCAAACTACGCGCTGAATGAACTGCAAGAGCATATGTCTATCTCCAACGGAAATCGGATCGAACAAACAAAAGCGGCTCGCATCATGGAGCGAATCCGCCATTTTGTCGATGTGTATGAAATTTTACGCGAGAACCACCGTTCCTAG
- a CDS encoding replication initiation and membrane attachment family protein yields MRRLVWNELLPKDRYLVRMARPIGFAEMGFVTQLYLPIIGVESYALYQLLVHGVQEVSGASSEGTHRSLMLTTSLSLDRLLDARERLEAIGLVEVRRRENQQRDYYYEYLIKPPLSPAEFFADYVLSLMLLNKIENVRYSQLRQYYADTLGSQLDQEYSIVENVTKDFHDVFQSLKPSELEVKKGSERDQFLTEMDTSFPQAPMKSGYEAQVNHSLSVSSLRLYLPDNADSVKVLEGKNMELLFSLCHFYQLDSWGMGQELRDWTLYKSDRSLDGEVLRKRLVQRYTEDKLYRTTPATDTTEDGWGPGRLPEPGSEAFIRACRQLSPVTLLEKVVGGRISKVFLERAETLVFADGMQPDVVNALLLHTLASMQMELPKAYMETIRDSWKAKRIATVDEAVKQILERADQRAQTAEKAKTSKKESTPVRRNGRAILQDKLPASVEWQLSQEKTTSDAEKKQSIQDFPDLQKRLETLRKRK; encoded by the coding sequence ATGCGTCGTTTAGTTTGGAACGAGTTGTTGCCGAAGGATCGTTATCTGGTGCGGATGGCAAGACCGATTGGCTTTGCCGAAATGGGCTTTGTTACGCAGCTATACTTGCCGATCATCGGTGTCGAATCGTACGCTCTCTACCAATTGCTCGTCCATGGCGTGCAGGAGGTGAGCGGAGCCTCTTCGGAGGGGACCCATCGCAGTTTGATGCTGACGACTTCGCTTTCTCTGGACCGGCTATTGGATGCGCGTGAACGTTTGGAGGCAATCGGGCTAGTTGAGGTGCGCCGCAGGGAAAATCAGCAGCGTGACTATTATTACGAGTACTTGATCAAACCGCCGCTTAGTCCGGCTGAGTTTTTTGCAGACTATGTACTGTCGTTGATGTTGTTAAACAAAATCGAAAACGTTCGCTATTCGCAACTGCGCCAGTATTATGCAGACACGCTTGGCAGTCAGTTGGATCAAGAATACTCCATTGTGGAAAACGTCACGAAAGACTTCCACGATGTGTTCCAGTCGTTGAAACCATCGGAGCTGGAAGTGAAAAAAGGATCGGAGCGGGATCAGTTTTTAACCGAGATGGACACTAGCTTCCCGCAAGCGCCGATGAAATCAGGCTACGAGGCACAGGTCAACCATTCGCTGAGTGTATCGTCCTTGCGCCTGTACTTGCCGGATAATGCCGACTCGGTCAAAGTGTTGGAAGGCAAGAACATGGAGCTGTTATTCTCGCTGTGCCATTTCTATCAGCTGGACAGCTGGGGGATGGGGCAGGAGTTGCGTGATTGGACGCTGTACAAATCGGATCGGAGTTTGGACGGAGAAGTTTTGCGCAAGCGTTTGGTACAACGTTACACGGAAGACAAGCTGTACCGGACTACGCCTGCAACTGACACGACAGAGGATGGATGGGGACCCGGTCGCTTGCCTGAGCCTGGCAGCGAAGCCTTTATTCGTGCTTGTCGCCAGCTATCTCCGGTGACCCTGTTGGAAAAGGTCGTCGGTGGCAGAATTAGCAAGGTGTTTTTGGAACGGGCTGAAACGCTTGTATTTGCGGATGGGATGCAGCCGGATGTCGTCAATGCGCTGCTGCTCCATACGCTAGCCAGCATGCAAATGGAGCTGCCAAAAGCGTACATGGAGACGATTCGTGACAGCTGGAAAGCGAAGCGGATTGCGACAGTGGACGAGGCAGTCAAGCAGATTCTCGAGCGTGCGGATCAACGGGCACAAACAGCCGAGAAGGCAAAAACGAGCAAGAAGGAATCTACTCCGGTCAGACGCAACGGTAGAGCCATCTTGCAGGACAAGCTGCCGGCATCTGTCGAGTGGCAGCTGTCGCAGGAGAAAACCACATCGGACGCTGAAAAGAAACAGTCCATTCAGGATTTTCCAGACTTGCAGAAAAGACTGGAAACCTTGCGAAAACGGAAATAA
- a CDS encoding YdcF family protein: MKNRTINAQRPYWRRIWIMLELVILLGLLWSGYNWYRIEQTIEKANARHATVGIVLGAAVWGEGPSPGLRERLEQAAILYKEGYVSKLLVTGGLGEGKTITEAAVSRNYLVAKGIPEEDILLESKSTSTYENLLYGQQVLEEHHIQDALIISHDYHLARAMVMADSLGIVASPVGTTSHVLFGPYHKAREVLALTYWELSRLFTQVLGTVVLA; encoded by the coding sequence ATGAAAAATCGAACGATAAACGCACAGCGTCCTTACTGGCGCAGGATATGGATCATGTTGGAGCTTGTCATCCTTCTCGGTCTACTATGGTCGGGCTACAACTGGTACCGCATCGAACAGACGATTGAGAAGGCCAACGCACGACACGCAACCGTCGGCATTGTCCTCGGTGCAGCTGTCTGGGGTGAGGGACCTAGTCCCGGTCTGCGCGAGCGTCTGGAGCAGGCGGCGATCCTGTATAAAGAAGGTTATGTATCGAAGCTGTTGGTCACTGGTGGCCTTGGTGAAGGCAAAACGATCACGGAAGCTGCTGTAAGCAGAAATTACTTGGTGGCCAAAGGAATTCCCGAAGAGGACATTTTGCTAGAAAGCAAGTCTACCAGCACATACGAAAACCTGCTGTACGGCCAGCAGGTCTTGGAGGAACATCATATTCAAGACGCCCTGATCATCAGCCACGACTACCATTTGGCCCGTGCCATGGTCATGGCTGATTCACTGGGAATTGTCGCCTCGCCTGTAGGAACGACGTCACACGTCCTGTTTGGACCGTATCATAAGGCGAGAGAAGTACTCGCCCTCACGTATTGGGAGCTCTCTCGCCTCTTTACACAAGTGCTAGGAACGGTGGTTCTCGCGTAA